The proteins below are encoded in one region of Maribacter aestuarii:
- a CDS encoding LysM peptidoglycan-binding domain-containing protein, with translation MNRFLKNTLVLLLFVFMGSKSIAQKFSTHSVKEGETLESIAKIYGVLPSNILQFNKEIKSGEELRPNTILVIPSAKSLGGEVPAIRPSTGVHELLKEVMQDSVVVRQPTGFKEHKVRKKETLYGIAKKYNVTEEEIKKYNKQLYAAQLKKKMVIRIPKYPEVEENEIGIDPDNYEKYVVAPKETRWSIAHKYGITIDSMLVLNPGLSKTTNYLAEGYELLLPKIAGSTVDNQETQLFISYTVPPKMNFYRLEQEFGVKSEDVVRLNPEITERNGLKEGMVIRLPETKRDPGEINTDNYIFYVVKPKQNEFRLTRKFGLPWSEITKLNPDLKDGLKAGMVLKLPKDQIGDFEVRNSLILDKINLLDSINVENRPKIMFLLPFRLDKLDLNDKESVEWTIANRNSLKYSLGLYSGALIALDSIKSLGVSVDVKTFDNQLNLQKTKEILLRENLRDYSAIFGPLDIGSLKEVAVQASSVQVPVVAPVPAESDISLQNVFFTYTEERLLREHMIKYVKDNYKDENIIIIADEKNKSVKEQLAEQFAGAKILDVREEEKNIGVNREKLASLLTEDLDNWVFVESDNFKLISSVVSILNSFNTATLEPMEGRKIFKLRMFTTDMNNAFENDVISSTHLSNLNFTYPSVYREVGTNSFVKRYRKRFGDDPDRYAVRGFDLTFDLLLKLAYKNDLIDISKFVGSTEYNGNKFDYEKDATSGYFNQASYIMAYENMRIKELE, from the coding sequence ATGAATCGATTTTTAAAGAATACACTTGTTTTACTGCTTTTCGTTTTCATGGGCAGCAAGTCTATAGCACAGAAGTTCAGCACGCATTCGGTAAAGGAAGGGGAGACCTTGGAAAGTATCGCCAAAATATATGGTGTGCTTCCCAGCAACATACTACAATTTAACAAAGAAATAAAATCAGGAGAGGAACTTAGGCCCAATACTATACTGGTAATTCCCTCCGCCAAGAGTCTCGGCGGTGAAGTGCCAGCAATAAGACCATCAACAGGTGTACACGAACTTTTGAAAGAGGTGATGCAGGATTCCGTAGTTGTGAGGCAGCCCACCGGTTTTAAGGAGCACAAAGTCCGTAAAAAGGAAACACTTTACGGTATTGCGAAAAAATACAATGTTACTGAGGAAGAAATTAAAAAGTACAACAAACAATTGTATGCTGCGCAATTGAAGAAGAAAATGGTCATCCGTATTCCTAAATATCCAGAAGTTGAGGAAAATGAAATCGGCATAGACCCCGACAATTATGAGAAATATGTGGTTGCCCCCAAGGAAACCCGATGGAGTATTGCACATAAATATGGAATTACTATAGATAGCATGTTGGTCCTGAATCCCGGACTTTCTAAAACCACTAATTATTTGGCCGAAGGTTACGAATTGTTGCTTCCAAAAATTGCAGGTAGTACGGTAGATAACCAAGAAACACAGCTTTTTATTTCCTACACGGTTCCACCTAAAATGAATTTTTATCGTTTGGAGCAAGAATTTGGAGTAAAATCTGAAGATGTGGTTAGGTTGAATCCTGAAATAACGGAAAGAAATGGGTTAAAAGAAGGTATGGTCATAAGGTTGCCGGAAACAAAACGAGATCCCGGGGAGATAAATACGGATAACTATATTTTTTATGTGGTCAAACCAAAGCAGAACGAATTTAGACTTACCCGAAAGTTTGGGTTGCCTTGGTCGGAAATTACCAAACTAAATCCAGATTTAAAGGATGGTCTAAAAGCGGGCATGGTCTTGAAACTACCCAAGGACCAAATCGGTGATTTTGAGGTGCGTAATTCTTTGATTTTGGACAAAATCAATCTTCTGGATAGCATAAATGTTGAGAATCGACCAAAAATCATGTTTTTACTACCATTCCGGTTGGACAAATTGGATTTGAACGATAAGGAATCTGTGGAATGGACTATAGCGAATAGAAACAGCTTAAAATATAGTTTAGGACTGTATTCTGGGGCATTGATAGCATTAGACTCTATTAAATCGCTCGGGGTATCCGTGGACGTAAAGACTTTTGACAATCAACTGAATTTACAGAAAACCAAAGAGATCCTATTAAGAGAAAACTTGAGGGATTATAGCGCGATATTTGGGCCATTAGATATAGGTTCTCTAAAAGAGGTCGCTGTGCAGGCCTCAAGCGTACAAGTTCCGGTCGTTGCACCTGTTCCTGCCGAAAGCGATATAAGTTTGCAGAACGTATTTTTCACCTATACGGAAGAACGTTTGCTGCGGGAACACATGATAAAATACGTAAAGGATAATTACAAAGACGAGAATATCATCATAATTGCGGATGAGAAAAATAAATCGGTAAAGGAGCAGTTAGCGGAGCAGTTTGCAGGTGCAAAGATATTGGATGTAAGGGAAGAGGAGAAAAACATTGGCGTGAACAGGGAAAAGCTAGCAAGTCTGCTGACAGAGGATTTGGATAACTGGGTATTCGTAGAATCGGACAATTTTAAGTTGATATCGAGTGTAGTATCTATTTTAAACTCGTTTAACACGGCAACGTTAGAGCCTATGGAGGGAAGAAAAATTTTTAAACTTCGGATGTTTACAACGGATATGAACAATGCTTTTGAGAACGACGTTATTTCCAGTACGCATCTCTCCAACCTCAATTTTACCTATCCATCCGTTTATAGGGAAGTAGGGACGAATAGCTTTGTAAAACGATATAGAAAACGGTTTGGGGATGATCCGGACCGTTATGCCGTTCGTGGATTTGACCTTACGTTTGATTTATTACTCAAATTGGCCTACAAGAACGATTTGATAGATATTTCAAAATTTGTCGGTTCAACGGAATATAATGGGAACAAGTTTGATTATGAGAAGGATGCCACTTCTGGTTATTTTAATCAGGCATCCTATATAATGGCATATGAGAATATGCGGATAAAGGAATTGGAATAA
- the guaA gene encoding glutamine-hydrolyzing GMP synthase yields the protein MQNKVLILDFGSQYTQLIGRRVRELNIFSEIKPYNKLPEDISEYGAVILSGSPFSVRANDAPHPDLSEIRGKLPLLGVCYGAQYLAHFHGGNVEKSNTREYGRANLTAISQKEPFFHQITDGSQVWMSHADTIKQLPENTVLLASTNDVKNAAFKFEGEDTYCIQFHPEVYHTTDGKQLLENFLVRIAGLEQTWTPDAFVEKTVAELKEKIGNDKVILGLSGGVDSTVAAVLLHKAIGKHLHCIFVNNGLLRKNEFEEVLEQYKGMGLNVKGVDASARFLDALAGERDPEKKRKIIGRVFIEVFDDEAYLVEDAKWLAQGTIYPDVIESVSGTGGPSATIKSHHNVGGLPDFMKLKVVEPLKMLFKDEVRRVGKSMNVGDERLGRHPFPGPGLAIRILGDITREKVAILQEVDHIFIQGLRDWGLYDDVWQAGAMLLPVNSVGVMGDERTYEKCVALRAVESTDGMTADWVNLPHEFLQKTSNDIINKVPGVNRVVYDISSKPPATIEWE from the coding sequence ATGCAAAACAAAGTCCTGATTCTAGACTTCGGTTCTCAGTATACCCAACTCATTGGTAGACGTGTTCGTGAACTGAATATTTTCTCCGAGATAAAACCGTATAATAAACTGCCCGAGGATATTTCCGAATACGGAGCGGTCATACTTTCGGGCTCTCCGTTCTCTGTACGTGCAAATGATGCACCTCATCCCGACTTATCAGAGATTAGAGGTAAACTTCCTTTATTGGGGGTTTGCTATGGAGCACAATATTTGGCACACTTTCATGGTGGAAATGTTGAAAAGTCCAATACACGCGAATACGGGCGGGCAAACCTGACCGCTATTTCCCAGAAAGAACCGTTTTTCCATCAGATTACTGATGGGTCTCAAGTATGGATGAGCCATGCCGACACGATTAAACAACTTCCAGAAAATACGGTCTTGCTAGCAAGTACTAACGATGTCAAGAATGCGGCCTTTAAATTTGAGGGGGAGGATACTTATTGTATTCAGTTTCATCCAGAAGTGTACCACACGACCGATGGCAAACAGCTCTTGGAAAACTTTTTGGTGCGCATTGCAGGTCTTGAGCAAACCTGGACGCCGGATGCCTTCGTGGAAAAGACAGTTGCGGAACTCAAAGAAAAAATAGGAAACGATAAGGTCATATTGGGACTATCGGGAGGAGTAGATTCTACAGTAGCCGCCGTATTGTTGCATAAAGCTATTGGAAAACACTTACATTGTATTTTTGTAAACAACGGTCTTCTTAGAAAAAATGAGTTTGAAGAGGTGTTGGAACAGTACAAGGGCATGGGCCTGAATGTTAAGGGTGTAGATGCTTCGGCACGCTTTTTGGATGCTTTGGCAGGGGAGCGTGACCCAGAAAAAAAGCGAAAGATTATCGGCCGCGTGTTTATCGAAGTTTTTGACGACGAGGCCTATTTGGTCGAGGATGCAAAGTGGTTGGCACAAGGAACAATTTATCCGGATGTGATCGAATCGGTTTCCGGTACGGGTGGCCCGTCGGCAACGATTAAAAGTCACCATAATGTTGGTGGCTTGCCCGATTTTATGAAATTGAAAGTGGTGGAACCTTTAAAAATGTTATTTAAAGATGAAGTACGGCGTGTAGGAAAGAGTATGAACGTAGGTGATGAGCGTTTGGGGAGGCATCCCTTTCCTGGTCCTGGATTGGCAATTCGAATTCTTGGTGATATTACCCGAGAAAAAGTGGCCATCTTACAGGAAGTAGACCATATATTTATTCAAGGATTACGCGATTGGGGGCTTTACGATGACGTGTGGCAGGCTGGAGCAATGCTCTTGCCCGTTAATAGTGTGGGAGTTATGGGAGACGAACGTACTTATGAGAAATGTGTAGCGCTTAGGGCGGTGGAAAGTACCGATGGTATGACAGCGGATTGGGTTAATTTACCCCATGAATTTTTACAAAAAACCTCCAACGACATCATCAATAAAGTCCCCGGAGTAAATCGTGTCGTATATGATATAAGTTCTAAGCCACCGGCAACAATAGAATGGGAATAA
- a CDS encoding SIMPL domain-containing protein — protein sequence MKNISAVIFALAIVSAAYFLGSAYIKRANPPQIISVTGLGNENFTSDLIVWEGQFSANNTVLKSAFDQLNNDKDIVKSYLVSKGIDANSIIFNSVQTTELRDNKYEAGNYVGSIFRGYQLTQALKLESQDVALIESVSREITELLNEGVQFNSFPPRYYYTKLADLKIEMISKATEDARIRAEKIAENAGSNLGDLVSAKMGVFQITGQNSGEDYSWGGVYNTASKNKTASITMKLDYKVD from the coding sequence ATGAAAAATATTAGTGCCGTCATTTTCGCATTAGCAATTGTATCCGCAGCCTATTTTCTAGGGAGTGCTTATATCAAAAGGGCCAATCCGCCCCAAATAATTTCTGTTACTGGTTTAGGAAATGAGAATTTCACTTCTGATCTCATCGTTTGGGAAGGGCAGTTCTCTGCGAACAATACCGTATTAAAGTCTGCCTTTGACCAATTGAACAATGATAAGGATATTGTGAAGTCCTATTTGGTTTCCAAAGGCATAGATGCCAACAGTATTATTTTTAACAGTGTCCAGACTACAGAGCTTAGAGATAATAAATACGAAGCTGGCAACTATGTAGGTAGTATTTTTAGGGGGTATCAATTAACACAAGCCTTAAAGTTAGAATCTCAAGATGTTGCTCTAATCGAAAGTGTGTCCCGTGAAATAACCGAGTTGTTGAACGAGGGCGTCCAATTCAATTCCTTTCCCCCAAGATATTACTATACCAAACTTGCAGATCTTAAAATTGAGATGATTTCCAAAGCAACGGAGGATGCCAGAATACGAGCAGAAAAAATAGCCGAAAATGCCGGAAGTAATTTGGGAGATTTGGTCTCCGCTAAAATGGGCGTGTTCCAAATTACGGGTCAAAATTCCGGTGAGGACTACAGTTGGGGAGGAGTCTATAATACCGCATCAAAAAACAAAACGGCATCAATAACCATGAAATTGGATTATAAAGTTGATTAA
- a CDS encoding pyridoxamine 5'-phosphate oxidase family protein: protein MTEVFFQELKEELSKSIVKKGHPFRYFTLATVGLDNMARLRTVVLRRISEDLTLTFYTDKRSKKMIHLKENKKISALFYHPKKLLQIKVEGTASVITDPALLKKYWHGIQPSSRKDYITSNAPGSTIKNPDLVEYLSDEDYFCMVEITPHKIEYLKLKRPNHIRVRYSRSDEDWLGEFLVP, encoded by the coding sequence ATGACCGAAGTATTTTTTCAAGAACTTAAGGAGGAACTTAGCAAGAGCATTGTTAAGAAGGGACACCCTTTTCGCTATTTCACATTGGCCACGGTAGGCCTGGACAATATGGCAAGATTACGAACAGTGGTACTCCGTAGAATTTCGGAAGACTTGACCCTCACCTTCTATACCGATAAACGTTCTAAAAAAATGATTCATCTAAAGGAAAACAAAAAAATTAGTGCGTTGTTTTATCATCCCAAAAAACTGCTTCAAATAAAAGTGGAGGGCACGGCCAGTGTTATAACTGACCCCGCCCTCTTAAAAAAATATTGGCACGGAATACAACCTAGCAGTCGAAAGGATTACATTACTAGCAATGCTCCAGGCAGTACTATAAAAAATCCAGATCTTGTAGAATACCTATCTGATGAAGATTATTTTTGTATGGTAGAGATTACTCCCCATAAAATTGAATATCTAAAATTGAAGCGCCCAAATCATATACGGGTGCGGTATTCACGTTCGGATGAGGATTGGTTAGGGGAATTTTTGGTGCCCTAA
- the bshC gene encoding bacillithiol biosynthesis cysteine-adding enzyme BshC, giving the protein MDIDCLPFKKTGYFSNLICDYIAGDKKVSPLYHRFPDLKGFKAQIEEKGNSFPAAHRKTLVESLRKQYSGLDASQKTLQNITDLNEANTYTVVTGHQLNLFTGPLYFLYKIISTINLTEELKYEYPKFNFVPVYWMATEDHDFEEINYFNFRGKKIQWNKDASGAVGHLDTEGLKEVFQTFSNAIGNSNNAEFLKTLFEKAYLEHETLTEATRFLANALFKDYGLVIVDGDDTNLKRLLIACAKQDIFERTTFKAVSATIDRMPSEYTVQVSPREINYFYLMDGLRERIVEANGKYGVHGQSIIWDREELLQELDAHPERFSPNVITRPLYQEVILPNLCYIGGGGEIAYWLELKSSFEAMEVPFPILLLRNSVLVITEKQSDKLKKMQLSEEDLFLKQSSLINKKIREISNIDIDFSPQKKHLEEQFKDLYILAEKTDKSFIGAVKAQEVKQKKGLDNLEKRLLKAQKRKLKDHVRRMTDIQNELFPGKSLQERNLNFSELYLEYGDELIPMLVKALKPLRLEFTVLTV; this is encoded by the coding sequence ATGGATATTGACTGTTTACCCTTCAAAAAAACCGGTTATTTTTCAAATCTAATATGTGATTACATCGCGGGCGACAAAAAAGTTTCCCCGCTGTACCATCGGTTTCCGGATTTAAAAGGGTTTAAAGCACAAATAGAGGAAAAAGGGAATAGTTTTCCTGCCGCGCATAGAAAAACCTTGGTGGAATCCCTTAGGAAGCAATATAGCGGTTTGGATGCTTCCCAAAAAACGCTTCAAAATATTACCGATTTAAATGAAGCAAACACTTATACTGTAGTAACGGGCCATCAACTTAACTTATTTACCGGACCGTTATATTTTCTCTACAAAATTATTTCTACCATTAACCTGACCGAGGAGCTCAAATATGAATATCCAAAATTCAATTTTGTTCCTGTATACTGGATGGCCACGGAGGATCACGATTTTGAGGAAATCAATTATTTTAATTTTCGAGGCAAAAAAATACAGTGGAACAAAGATGCTTCCGGAGCCGTGGGACATTTAGATACCGAAGGGTTAAAGGAAGTTTTTCAAACGTTCTCAAATGCTATCGGTAATAGCAATAACGCTGAATTTCTGAAAACGCTATTTGAAAAAGCCTATCTGGAACACGAGACGCTAACAGAAGCCACAAGGTTCTTAGCGAATGCGTTGTTTAAGGATTATGGTCTAGTTATCGTCGATGGAGACGATACTAATCTTAAAAGGCTTCTAATCGCTTGTGCGAAACAAGACATATTTGAGCGAACTACGTTCAAGGCAGTTTCTGCTACCATTGATAGGATGCCTTCCGAATATACAGTTCAGGTAAGCCCGAGAGAAATCAACTATTTTTATTTGATGGATGGTTTGCGGGAGAGAATCGTGGAAGCCAATGGAAAGTATGGAGTTCATGGACAAAGTATAATCTGGGATAGGGAAGAACTATTGCAGGAATTGGATGCGCATCCAGAACGCTTTTCACCTAATGTTATCACAAGACCTCTGTACCAAGAAGTAATTCTACCTAATTTATGTTATATAGGAGGTGGGGGCGAAATAGCCTATTGGCTGGAACTTAAATCGTCCTTTGAAGCCATGGAGGTTCCTTTTCCTATATTATTGTTGCGGAATTCTGTTTTGGTAATCACGGAGAAACAGTCGGACAAATTGAAAAAAATGCAGCTTTCGGAGGAAGATTTGTTCTTAAAACAGAGTAGCCTAATCAATAAGAAGATACGGGAGATATCCAATATTGATATCGATTTTTCCCCGCAGAAAAAGCATCTGGAGGAACAATTCAAAGATTTGTATATACTGGCAGAAAAAACCGATAAATCGTTTATTGGAGCTGTAAAGGCTCAAGAGGTAAAGCAAAAAAAAGGGCTAGATAATCTAGAAAAAAGACTGCTTAAAGCTCAAAAAAGAAAGTTGAAAGACCACGTACGGCGTATGACCGATATCCAGAACGAACTTTTTCCGGGTAAATCATTGCAGGAACGAAACCTCAATTTTTCCGAATTGTATTTAGAGTACGGAGATGAACTGATTCCTATGCTCGTAAAAGCTTTGAAACCACTACGATTGGAGTTTACGGTACTAACGGTTTAG
- a CDS encoding M14 family metallopeptidase has translation MKKFLLPLLLLLPLIFTAQLQSPSEFLGYELGSQFTRHHQVVDYYKYLAQSEPNRMKLMEYGKTNERRPLLLAYLSSEDNIQNIESIRLEHLKSTKGEGQPDKAIVWLSYNVHGNESVSTEASMQTVYDLLTTKSNYLENTVVIMDPCINPDGRDRYVNWYNQFKNTSYNVDPNSKEHHEGWLSGRSNHYMFDLNRDWAWLTQAESQQRLKQFNKWLPHVHVDFHEQGVDSPYYFAPASEPYHEVITDFQREFQVTIGKNHARYFDENGWFYFTKEVFDLLYPSYGDTYPTYSGGIGMTYEQGGSGRAGLGIITSIGDTLTLKDRIAHHHTTGLSTVEVASKNTEKLNEEFKKFYQNKDFKYKSYVLNGNEDNLYKLARLLDQHEIEYGIGQNTTAKGFDYNTGKQGSARSTEKSMVISADQPKSTLVKVLFEPRAKLSDSVTYDITAWSLPYAYGLDAVASENFIGKSEVEGSIYTPVVNDINDENYGYVTDWNSLEDAKFLAELLKEKVRVRYVNKPFSMDGNDYKRGSLVITKGDNKYHSDFTGTLKNILKNYSPNKELTVVNTGFVDIGKDFGSRYVDVIKDVKIAVLSGDPTSTLDFGEVWHFFEQQLNYPVSILDADYFNRVDLSKYDVLVLPDGNRYRSFLKDNAMEKIKDWVKSGGKLIAMGESIKTLSTDKDFRIKEKEEEKDSTISLGAFDSSQRERIKSEITGAIFKAKVDPTNPLAYGYDDTYFTLKLGDAAYNYLDGGSAVYLTKGANVPVSGFAGSEAQKKIAETLIFGSERLGRGHVIYMVDNPLFRGFWENGKLFFANALFMVN, from the coding sequence ATGAAGAAATTTTTACTCCCGCTCCTACTCCTCCTACCTTTAATTTTTACGGCACAACTTCAGTCACCCTCAGAATTCCTAGGTTACGAACTAGGGAGTCAGTTCACCAGACACCATCAGGTGGTGGATTATTATAAGTATTTGGCACAATCCGAACCAAATCGTATGAAATTGATGGAGTACGGGAAAACCAATGAACGCAGACCGCTCCTATTGGCCTATTTGTCCTCAGAAGATAATATCCAAAATATCGAAAGTATACGCTTAGAACATTTGAAAAGTACAAAGGGCGAGGGTCAACCAGACAAGGCGATAGTTTGGCTAAGCTATAACGTACACGGTAATGAGAGCGTAAGCACAGAGGCTTCCATGCAAACCGTTTATGACCTACTTACCACAAAAAGCAATTATCTGGAGAATACGGTAGTCATAATGGACCCTTGTATCAACCCGGACGGGCGGGACCGCTACGTGAACTGGTACAACCAGTTCAAGAATACGAGCTACAATGTGGATCCCAATAGCAAGGAACACCATGAAGGATGGTTGAGTGGTAGAAGTAACCACTATATGTTCGATTTGAACAGGGATTGGGCGTGGTTGACACAAGCGGAAAGTCAACAACGTTTGAAACAGTTCAATAAATGGTTACCTCACGTACATGTAGATTTTCATGAACAGGGTGTGGACAGCCCCTATTATTTTGCCCCAGCCTCAGAACCCTATCATGAGGTCATCACAGATTTCCAGAGGGAGTTTCAAGTGACCATTGGCAAAAATCATGCGAGATATTTTGATGAAAACGGTTGGTTTTATTTTACGAAAGAAGTTTTTGATTTGTTGTACCCTAGTTACGGTGACACGTACCCAACGTACAGTGGTGGTATAGGAATGACCTATGAGCAAGGAGGTAGCGGCAGGGCCGGATTGGGCATTATAACCAGTATTGGGGATACACTTACGCTTAAGGACCGGATTGCCCACCACCATACTACCGGACTTTCTACAGTTGAGGTAGCCAGCAAGAACACTGAAAAGTTGAATGAAGAGTTCAAAAAATTCTATCAGAACAAAGATTTTAAATACAAAAGTTATGTTCTAAACGGTAATGAAGATAATTTATACAAATTAGCCCGATTGTTGGACCAGCATGAGATTGAATATGGCATTGGTCAAAATACTACGGCAAAAGGATTTGATTACAATACTGGAAAACAAGGTAGTGCCCGAAGCACCGAAAAAAGCATGGTGATTTCTGCAGATCAACCTAAAAGTACTTTGGTAAAAGTACTGTTTGAGCCTAGGGCCAAGCTAAGCGACTCCGTTACCTATGATATAACGGCATGGTCACTACCTTATGCTTACGGTCTTGATGCAGTTGCTTCGGAAAATTTTATTGGCAAGAGTGAAGTGGAAGGGTCAATTTACACTCCCGTTGTTAATGATATTAATGATGAAAACTACGGTTATGTCACGGACTGGAACAGTTTAGAAGACGCCAAATTTTTGGCGGAACTTCTGAAGGAAAAGGTAAGGGTAAGATACGTTAACAAGCCTTTTTCAATGGATGGGAACGACTACAAAAGGGGTAGTTTGGTCATCACGAAAGGGGATAACAAATACCATTCGGACTTTACAGGAACTTTGAAAAACATTCTGAAGAATTATTCTCCAAATAAAGAGTTGACCGTTGTAAATACCGGATTTGTAGATATAGGCAAAGATTTTGGTTCTAGGTATGTGGACGTTATTAAAGATGTGAAAATCGCCGTGCTATCCGGGGACCCTACTTCAACCTTGGACTTCGGGGAAGTGTGGCATTTTTTTGAACAACAATTGAATTATCCGGTAAGTATTTTGGATGCCGATTATTTTAATCGTGTAGACCTTTCTAAATATGATGTTCTTGTATTGCCTGACGGTAACCGGTATCGAAGTTTTTTAAAGGATAATGCGATGGAAAAAATTAAAGACTGGGTTAAGTCCGGTGGAAAATTAATCGCCATGGGCGAATCTATTAAAACTTTATCGACGGACAAGGACTTCAGAATCAAGGAAAAAGAAGAAGAAAAAGATTCCACAATTAGTCTTGGGGCATTTGACTCCTCACAAAGGGAACGGATAAAATCAGAGATAACGGGTGCCATTTTTAAGGCGAAAGTAGACCCGACAAATCCTTTGGCTTATGGTTATGATGATACTTATTTTACTTTAAAGTTAGGGGATGCGGCCTATAATTATTTAGATGGCGGTAGCGCCGTATATCTTACTAAAGGCGCCAACGTCCCTGTATCCGGTTTTGCCGGTAGTGAGGCTCAGAAAAAAATTGCGGAGACCTTGATTTTTGGGTCTGAACGTCTGGGCCGCGGGCATGTTATCTATATGGTGGACAATCCATTGTTCAGAGGGTTCTGGGAAAATGGAAAGTTGTTTTTTGCTAACGCCCTTTTTATGGTCAACTAA
- a CDS encoding DUF4177 domain-containing protein, protein MKQYKVETLIYYSKLTLDTKHIAKSSKAEIQEKLDEYSKDGWHLASTDATSFGAAVYIYLYFEK, encoded by the coding sequence ATGAAGCAATACAAAGTCGAAACACTTATTTACTACAGTAAGCTTACGCTGGATACTAAACATATCGCCAAATCGTCAAAAGCGGAGATACAGGAAAAACTTGACGAATATTCAAAAGATGGCTGGCATTTGGCTTCTACAGATGCAACCAGTTTTGGAGCGGCGGTTTACATTTATCTGTATTTTGAAAAGTAA